One Pontibacter deserti genomic region harbors:
- a CDS encoding lipocalin family protein has translation MKSTRLNTNVLLSFMKTALTLLLAVVLVSCGGDKAGTESMLSGTSSKTWKAKKETNAEGDKEKLTDAEKEQNLQFYADGRFAMGGASTLQTGTWNYDQAAKKLTLQFEDQNVSENFDVLKLSDDELRLRAGDGSEMVMEAEK, from the coding sequence ATGAAAAGCACAAGATTGAACACGAATGTATTGCTGAGCTTTATGAAAACAGCTTTAACCCTGTTACTGGCGGTGGTGCTGGTAAGTTGCGGTGGCGATAAGGCAGGTACTGAAAGTATGTTATCCGGTACAAGCAGCAAAACCTGGAAAGCTAAAAAAGAAACAAACGCTGAGGGCGACAAAGAAAAACTGACTGACGCAGAGAAAGAGCAGAACCTGCAGTTTTATGCTGATGGTCGTTTTGCAATGGGTGGGGCAAGCACCTTGCAAACAGGTACCTGGAACTATGACCAGGCTGCTAAAAAACTGACATTGCAGTTCGAAGATCAGAACGTATCTGAAAACTTTGATGTACTGAAGCTAAGCGATGACGAATTACGCCTTAGAGCAGGAGATGGCTCGGAGATGGTAATGGAAGCTGAGAAATAG